A genomic window from Quercus lobata isolate SW786 chromosome 10, ValleyOak3.0 Primary Assembly, whole genome shotgun sequence includes:
- the LOC115962491 gene encoding zinc finger BED domain-containing protein DAYSLEEPER-like: MAACASSSTPFIEPTLNSCAEANQPNTQSPITPSGAVPPQTQTETQQATINGGKEPSKIWDHFSRIEGCDPLYPKSQCNYCKKSYNCHPKRNGTSAMWSHIKFGCKKYPYRRDKGRTTLSYQSKKKGEGEGGNEPVLRKFSVERLRMALARMIIVDELPFRFVEHSGFIDFMAEVEPRFEVPSRVTVARDCLRVYIREKESLRKVLMAGQRVCLTTDTWTSIQNLNYLCLTAHYIDVDWVYHKKILNFCLVPDHKGETIGRVVESCLLQ, from the coding sequence ATGGCTGCTTGTGCTTCTTCTTCCACCCCCTTTATTGAGCCTACTCTTAATTCATGTGCTGAGGCTAATCAACCGAATACACAATCTCCTATTACACCATCAGGTGCTGTACCCCCTCAAACACAAACAGAAACTCAACAAGCTACTATTAATGGTGGTAAAGAGCCTTCTAAGATATGGGACCATTTCTCTAGAATAGAGGGTTGTGACCCCCTTTACCCTAAGTCCCAGTGCAACTATTGTAAAAAGAGTTATAATTGTCACCCAAAAAGAAATGGAACCTCTGCCATGTGGTCTCATATAAAATTTGGTTGTAAGAAGTACCCCTATAGGCGTGATAAAGGCCGAACCACTTTGAGTtaccaaagtaaaaaaaaaggggagggaGAGGGGGGTAATGAGCCGGTGTTGAGAAAGTTTAGTGTGGAAAGGTTAAGGATGGCCTTGGCTAGGATGATAATTGTTGATGAACTACCTTTTAGGTTTGTTGAGCATAGTGGGTTCATTGATTTTATGGCAGAGGTAGAGCCTAGGTTTGAAGTTCCCTCTCGGGTTACTGTTGCAAGGGATTGTCTTAGAGTTTACATTAGGGAGAAGGAGAGTTTGAGAAAAGTTTTAATGGCTGGTCAAAGGGTGTGTTTGACAACTGATACTTGGACTTCaatccaaaaccttaattaCCTTTGTTTGACTGCACATTATATTGATGTTGATTGGGTTTATCataaaaagattttgaatttctgCCTAGTACCTGATCATAAGGGTGAGACCATTGGTAGGGTGGTTGAGTCTTGTTTGCTTCAATGA
- the LOC115965048 gene encoding uncharacterized protein LOC115965048: MKVHIAYGVQVKEQEIIFGKEKMYVTRPLSMFQKNPSALSWPPPEGPNSGILVIEDEEAGQQYTCFGLCKSNELKDLPFPQNKNLTLRYSSGTGQNRRVSYFYANLIPVLNQPLSSNRYYVIKRRGSHKGEAYQNSKEEDMGSCFCFKYVSDVTPKPLDPNDIHQQFEIHRIERGCQGGGFVAKPINRMGFLQSSLEEKGGKCIPQHLAIFD, encoded by the exons ATGAAAGTTCATATAGCATATGGTGTTCAAGTCAAAGAGCAGGAAATAAtctttggaaaagaaaaaatgtatgTGACAAGGCCTCTTTCTATGTTCCAAAAGAATCCTTCGGCACTCTCATGGCCACCCCCTGAAGGTCCAAATtctggtattttggtcatcGAAGATGAAGAAGCCGGGCAGCAGTATACTTGTTTTGGATTGTGTAAGAGTAATGAGCTCAAGGACTTGCCTTTCCCTCAGAACAAGAACCTAACGCTTCGCTATTCATCAGGCACTGGCCAGAACCGACGCGTTTCTTATTTTTACGCAAACTTAATCCCAGTTCTTAATCAGCCGTTGTCTTCCAATCGGTACTATGTCATAAAGAGACGTGGAAGCCATAAAGG GGAAGCATATCAAAATTCTAAGGAGGAGGATATGGGAAGCTGCTTTTGCTTCAAGTATGTTAGTGATGTAACACCAAAACCTTTGGATCCCAACGACATACACCAGCAATTTGAGATTCATCGGATCGAAAGAGGATGTCAAGGGGGTGGTTTTGTTGCCAAACCTATAAACCGGATGGGTTTCCTCCAAAGTTCCTTAGAAGAAAAGGGTGGGAAATGTATACCTCAACACCTAGCGATTTTCGATTAG
- the LOC115965049 gene encoding putative disease resistance protein RGA3 produces the protein MAEEIVSRVISFATELIGNARSCKEELRGLVESLTMIRAVLTDAERRQVRDESVKLWLQKLEDVAYEADDVLDEFMYENLRQKIEVENERKRKVNFLDPFIFSLSMAKKIKAVQEKLAKVNGLVNGFGLARILSVDSNVEIVPTRETDSFLDHSEVVGRKSQVSKIVSLLTSATNQQLSVIPIVGMAGLGKTTFAKLVYNHELVKKHFDKTMWVCVSDDFNDKNILRGILESLTNNSSLSVSKNTVLQNLQKELQGKKYLLILDDVWNEVLLKWDTLRDCLLGIMSNTGNSIIVTTRSDKVAEIMETHPRHHLERLPEAECWSIIKKKVSSTPLTPDLEAIGYDIAKKCGGVPLAAKVLGGTMARKKVKNEWLAIQNNEIWNYPHVSHEMLPILKLSFDHLQSPSLKKCFAYCSIFPKDYMIAKEELIQFWMAEGFLQPSQGSCVVMEDIGNMYFDILLANSLFQDEKKDEFDNIIICKMHDLVHDLALSVSKSETLFLNKDLEGDISYTRYLFIESDGKIIPRIPSSKDDVRRLRTFVSKNVVLGNTLLNFNCLRVLKLNGNSIKELPSSVGLLVHLRLLSVASLSIRALPKSITKLYNLQTLRIEGCQNVREPPEDLKQLINLRHIYIPYGFYEKLKDIGQLTCLQTLPCFIVGQDAEKKPEKQI, from the exons ATGGCAGAGGAAATCGTAAGCAGGGTGATTTCATTTGCTACTGAGCTGATCGGCAATGCTCGGAGCTGCAAGGAGGAGCTGAGAGGGCTTGTTGAATCATTAACCATGATTCGAGCTGTTTTGACTGATGCCGAGAGAAGACAAGTGAGAGATGAGTCTGTGAAGCTTTGGCTCCAAAAGCTTGAAGATGTTGCTTATGAAGCTGACGATGTGCTGGACGAGTTTATGTACGAGAATCTCCGGCAAAAGATAGAGGTCGAAAACGAAAGGAAGAGAAAGGTAAACTTCCTCGACCCATTTATTTTCAGTCTCTCCATGGCGAAAAAAATTAAGGCTGTTCAGGAAAAACTAGCAAAAGTAAATGGGTTGGTAAATGGGTTTGGACTTGCTAGAATATTGTCAGTAGATTCAAATGTTGAGATTGTTCCAACTAGAGAGACAGACTCCTTTCTTGATCATTCAGAAGTTGTAGGAAGGAAAagtcaagtttcaaaaatagtGAGCTTGCTGACTAGTGCAACCAATCAACAACTCTCCGTCATTCCTATAGTCGGCATGGCTGGTTTGGGAAAGACAACTTTTGCAAAACTAGTGTACAATCATGAGCTagtaaaaaaacattttgataaGACAATGTGGGTATGTGTCTCTGATGattttaatgacaaaaatattttaagagggATTCTTGAATCCCTTACCAATAACTCAAGTCTTTCAGTAAGTAAGAATACGGTACTTCAAAACCTTCAAAAAGAGTTGCAGGGGAAAAAATATCTTCTAATTCTTGATGATGTATGGAATGAAGTTCTACTAAAATGGGATACATTAAGGGATTGCTTGTTAGGAATTATGTCAAATACTGGAAACAGTATTATTGTTACAACCCGTAGTGACAAAGTGGCAGAAATCATGGAGACACATCCCCGGCATCACTTAGAAAGACTACCTGAGGCAGAATGCTGGTCCATAATCAAGAAAAAAGTATCTTCAACTCCATTAACTCCAGATTTGGAGGCTATCGGATATGATATTGCCAAAAAATGTGGAGGGGTCCCATTAGCAGCAAAAGTCCTAGGAGGGACAATGGCTCgtaaaaaagtcaaaaatgaATGGTTAGCAATTCAAAACAATGAAATTTGGAATTACCCACATGTTAGCCATGAAATGTTACCAATATTAAAATTGAGCTTTGATCATCTGCAATCACCATCTCTTAAAAAATGCTTTGCATATTGTTCAATTTTTCCTAAAGATTACATGATTGCAAAGGAAGAGTTAATTCAGTTTTGGATGGCTGAAGGGTTCCTTCAACCATCTCAAGGAAGTTGTGTGGTAATGGAGGATATTGGTAACATGTATTTTGATATCTTGTTGGCAAATTCCTTATTTCAAGATGAGAAAAAGGATGAGTTTGATAATATTATCATTTGCAAGATGCATGATTTGGTACATGATCTTGCACTCTCAGTTTCAAAATCTGAGACCTTATTTTTGAATAAGGATTTGGAGGGTGACATCAGTTACACACGATATTTATTTATCGAATCTGATGGTAAAATTATACCAAGAATTCCATCTTCAAAAGATGATGTTAGGAGATTGCGCacatttgtttctaaaaatgttGTGCTTGGCAACAcgttattaaattttaattgcttACGTGTTCTAAAATTAAATGGAAACTCTATAAAAGAATTGCCAAGTTCAGTTGGCCTTTTAGTACATTTGAGGCTTCTCAGCGTCGCAAGTTTATCCATCAGAGCATTACCAAAGTCCATCACCAAACTCTACAATTTGCAAACTTTAAGAATCGAAGGTTGCCAAAATGTCAGAGAGCCTCCTGAAGATCTAAAACAATTGATAAACTTAAGGCATATTTATATCCCTTATGGcttttatgaaaaacttaagGATATAGGGCAATTGACGTGTCTGCAAACATTGCCATGTTTTATTGTGGGTCAAGATGCAG AGAAGAAGCCCGAAAAGCAAATTTAG
- the LOC115965050 gene encoding putative disease resistance protein RGA4 codes for MSLLFGNLIEIEFGNCRKCEVLPTLGLLPHLTVLTIKGMDGVRRIGTEFYSNYNNGSDGTILFPALRKLDLSRMPNLEEWTDVMEPATTTGLMVFPCLEELSIQFCNQLKSAPCLFSSLKKLLIRDMCSTTFENIISKLTTLTSLEVWNISGLACLPEKLLQKNASLMSLTVAGWADLVSIVSHEDVWAFCTSLRSLKIKVCWKLQIQGVPSHLQRLEISGCVILPTGLQSCTSLTLLEIQRCDKLKSIPNLGQLRSLTQLKIRYCDI; via the coding sequence ATGTCTCTGCTATTTGGCAATTTGATTGAGATCGAATTTGGCAATTGCAGAAAATGTGAGGTTCTTCCCACTCTTGGGCTTCTACCCCATCTTACGGTTCTTACAATAAAAGGTATGGATGGTGTAAGACGTATAGGAACTGAGTTTTACAGTAACTATAATAATGGAAGTGATGGCACTATATTGTTCCCAGCTTTGAGAAAACTTGATTTGAGTAGAATGCCCAATCTAGAGGAATGGACGGATGTGATGGAGCCAGCAACAACAACAGGCCTAATGGTGTTTCCTTGCCTTGAGGAGTTGAGCATTCAATTTTGTAACCAACTGAAAAGTGCTCCATGTCTTTTTTCGAGTCTAAAGAAATTACTCATTAGGGACATGTGTAGCACGACATTTGAAAACATTATCAGCAAGCTTACCACACTCACGTCCCTCGAGGTTTGGAATATTTCAGGACTTGCTTGTCTGCCAGAGaagttattgcaaaaaaatgcGAGTCTCATGTCTCTGACGGTAGCGGGATGGGCCGATTTGGTGTCCATCGTGTCACATGAGGATGTATGGGCCTTCTGCACCTCTCTTCGATCGCTTAAAATAAAAGTCTGTTGGAAATTACAAATACAAGGTGTCCCATCCCATCTTCAACGCTTGGAGATATCTGGGTGTGTTATTCTACCTACTGGGCTACAATCATGCACGTCTCTTACCCTACTAGAGATTCAGCGTTGTGATAAATTGAAATCAATTCCAAATCTAGGACAATTGCGTTCTCTTACTCAATTAAAAATTAGGTATTGCGACATTTAG
- the LOC115963193 gene encoding mitogen-activated protein kinase homolog D5-like isoform X3, whose protein sequence is MDGGGAVDGGGGVPSHPGGGDAVMTEAQPESQNSMMPMSAMATTTENISATLSHGGRFIQYSIFGNIFEVTAKYKPPILPIGNGAHGIVCSALNSETNEHVALKKIANAFDNKIDAKRTLREIKLLRHMDHENHYSTICIQHFLH, encoded by the exons ATGGACGGCGGAGGAGCAGTGGACGGTGGCGGTGGTGTGCCAAGTCATCCTGGCGGAGGAGACGCCGTGATGACGGAGGCTCAGCCGGAGTCTCAGAACTCGATGATGCCGATGTCGGCGATGGCGACGACGACGGAGAACATATCGGCGACGTTGAGTCACGGGGGGAGGTTTATTCAGTACAGTATCTTCGGTAACATCTTCGAAGTCACCGCCAAGTATAAGCCTCCCATTCTGCCGATCGGCAACGGCGCTCACGGCATCGTTTg CTCGGCCTTGAATTCGGAGACGAATGAGCACGTGGCGTTGAAGAAGATTGCGAATGCGTTCGATAACAAGATCGATGCGAAGAGGACTCTACGTGAGATCAAGCTGCTTCGTCATATGGATCATGAAAAT CATTATAGTACAATATGTATCCAGCACTTTCTGCACTAG
- the LOC115963193 gene encoding mitogen-activated protein kinase homolog D5-like isoform X1, whose translation MDGGGAVDGGGGVPSHPGGGDAVMTEAQPESQNSMMPMSAMATTTENISATLSHGGRFIQYSIFGNIFEVTAKYKPPILPIGNGAHGIVCSALNSETNEHVALKKIANAFDNKIDAKRTLREIKLLRHMDHENGFLKDKFLSHYKKFRGVI comes from the exons ATGGACGGCGGAGGAGCAGTGGACGGTGGCGGTGGTGTGCCAAGTCATCCTGGCGGAGGAGACGCCGTGATGACGGAGGCTCAGCCGGAGTCTCAGAACTCGATGATGCCGATGTCGGCGATGGCGACGACGACGGAGAACATATCGGCGACGTTGAGTCACGGGGGGAGGTTTATTCAGTACAGTATCTTCGGTAACATCTTCGAAGTCACCGCCAAGTATAAGCCTCCCATTCTGCCGATCGGCAACGGCGCTCACGGCATCGTTTg CTCGGCCTTGAATTCGGAGACGAATGAGCACGTGGCGTTGAAGAAGATTGCGAATGCGTTCGATAACAAGATCGATGCGAAGAGGACTCTACGTGAGATCAAGCTGCTTCGTCATATGGATCATGAAAAT GGGTTTCTAAAAGAcaagtttctttctcattataAGAAATTCCGTGGAGTTATTTGA
- the LOC115963193 gene encoding mitogen-activated protein kinase homolog D5-like isoform X4, translated as MDGGGAVDGGGGVPSHPGGGDAVMTEAQPESQNSMMPMSAMATTTENISATLSHGGRFIQYSIFGNIFEVTAKYKPPILPIGNGAHGIVCSALNSETNEHVALKKIANAFDNKIDAKRTLREIKLLRHMDHENL; from the exons ATGGACGGCGGAGGAGCAGTGGACGGTGGCGGTGGTGTGCCAAGTCATCCTGGCGGAGGAGACGCCGTGATGACGGAGGCTCAGCCGGAGTCTCAGAACTCGATGATGCCGATGTCGGCGATGGCGACGACGACGGAGAACATATCGGCGACGTTGAGTCACGGGGGGAGGTTTATTCAGTACAGTATCTTCGGTAACATCTTCGAAGTCACCGCCAAGTATAAGCCTCCCATTCTGCCGATCGGCAACGGCGCTCACGGCATCGTTTg CTCGGCCTTGAATTCGGAGACGAATGAGCACGTGGCGTTGAAGAAGATTGCGAATGCGTTCGATAACAAGATCGATGCGAAGAGGACTCTACGTGAGATCAAGCTGCTTCGTCATATGGATCATGAAAAT CTGTAG
- the LOC115963193 gene encoding mitogen-activated protein kinase homolog D5-like isoform X2 produces MDGGGAVDGGGGVPSHPGGGDAVMTEAQPESQNSMMPMSAMATTTENISATLSHGGRFIQYSIFGNIFEVTAKYKPPILPIGNGAHGIVCSALNSETNEHVALKKIANAFDNKIDAKRTLREIKLLRHMDHENHYSTICIQHFLH; encoded by the exons ATGGACGGCGGAGGAGCAGTGGACGGTGGCGGTGGTGTGCCAAGTCATCCTGGCGGAGGAGACGCCGTGATGACGGAGGCTCAGCCGGAGTCTCAGAACTCGATGATGCCGATGTCGGCGATGGCGACGACGACGGAGAACATATCGGCGACGTTGAGTCACGGGGGGAGGTTTATTCAGTACAGTATCTTCGGTAACATCTTCGAAGTCACCGCCAAGTATAAGCCTCCCATTCTGCCGATCGGCAACGGCGCTCACGGCATCGTTTg CTCGGCCTTGAATTCGGAGACGAATGAGCACGTGGCGTTGAAGAAGATTGCGAATGCGTTCGATAACAAGATCGATGCGAAGAGGACTCTACGTGAGATCAAGCTGCTTCGTCATATGGATCATGAAAAT CATTATAGTACAATATGTATCCAGCACTTTCTGCACTAA
- the LOC115963193 gene encoding mitogen-activated protein kinase homolog D5-like isoform X5: MDGGGAVDGGGGVPSHPGGGDAVMTEAQPESQNSMMPMSAMATTTENISATLSHGGRFIQYSIFGNIFEVTAKYKPPILPIGNGAHGIVCSALNSETNEHVALKKIANAFDNKIDAKRTLREIKLLRHMDHEN, from the exons ATGGACGGCGGAGGAGCAGTGGACGGTGGCGGTGGTGTGCCAAGTCATCCTGGCGGAGGAGACGCCGTGATGACGGAGGCTCAGCCGGAGTCTCAGAACTCGATGATGCCGATGTCGGCGATGGCGACGACGACGGAGAACATATCGGCGACGTTGAGTCACGGGGGGAGGTTTATTCAGTACAGTATCTTCGGTAACATCTTCGAAGTCACCGCCAAGTATAAGCCTCCCATTCTGCCGATCGGCAACGGCGCTCACGGCATCGTTTg CTCGGCCTTGAATTCGGAGACGAATGAGCACGTGGCGTTGAAGAAGATTGCGAATGCGTTCGATAACAAGATCGATGCGAAGAGGACTCTACGTGAGATCAAGCTGCTTCGTCATATGGATCATGAAAAT TGA